A window of Phycodurus eques isolate BA_2022a chromosome 5, UOR_Pequ_1.1, whole genome shotgun sequence contains these coding sequences:
- the LOC133402702 gene encoding dynein light chain roadblock-type 2-like isoform X1 has protein sequence MAEVEETLQRIEAHGSVIGTIVANADGIPVRSTFDISKAGKYVEVLRHLTALARSTVRDVDPQDDLVVMRISTKNQEIMVAPGKAGGSKKYSYSHAALKYKEQKKFQVLIQQ, from the exons ATg GCCGAAGTTGAGGAAACTCTGCAGAGGATCGAAGCCCACGGGAGTGTGATCGGAACCATCGTGGCGAACGCAGATG GTATTCCCGTCCGATCGACGTTCGACATCTCCAAAGCCGGCAAGTACGTGGAGGTCCTTCGCCACCTCACCGCCTTGGCCAGGAGCACGGTGAGGGATGTGGACCCGCAAGACGATCTGGTCGTGATGCGCATAAGCACCAAGAACCAAGAGATTATGGTTGCGCCAGGTAAAGCGGGGGGGTCCAAAAAGTACTCGTACTCGCACGCTGCACTTAAATACaaggaacaaaaaaagttccaagtactgattcaacagtaa
- the LOC133402622 gene encoding hypoxanthine-guanine phosphoribosyltransferase-like isoform X3, giving the protein MDRTERLARDIVRDMGGHHIVALCVLKGGYKFFADLLDYIKTLNQNSDKSVPLTVDFIRVKSYRNDKSTDDVKVTGGDELCGLSDKVCPLRPNYRRALQSSLSITISFSLQHVLIVEDMVETGRTMRTLLSLLGESGPKMVKVVSLLVKRTPRSSGYRPDYIGFEVPDAFLVGYALDYNEYFRDLSLRTSAGEVCFPGGKRDPSDKDEVHTALREAHEEIGLLPGDVHVICTLPPVIAKNALLVTPVAGFIPESFQARPNPAEVSAVLTVPLDPPLPRSRRRRRRRSPLTLWSPTREPGIAFGV; this is encoded by the exons ATGGACAG GACGGAGCGCTTGGCCCGCGACATCGTGCGCGACATGGGGGGCCACCATATCGTCGCCCTTTGCGTGCTGAAGGGCGGCTACAAATTCTTCGCAGACCTGCTGGACTACATCAAGACGCTGAACCAGAACAGCGATAAATCGGTCCCGCTGACGGTGGATTTCATCCGAGTGAAGAGCTACCGT AACGACAAATCCACCGACGACGTCAAAGTCACCGGAGGCGACGAGCTGTGCGGCCTCTCCGACAAGGTCTGTCCCCTCCGCCCGAATTATCGCCGAGCTCTTCAGTCGTCGCTCTCAATAAccatttctttctctctccagCACGTTTTGATCGTCGAG GACATGGTGGAGACGGGAAGGACGATGCGGACGCTGCTCTCGCTGCTCGGTGAAAGCGGGCCCAAGATGGTGAAAGTGGTGAG CCTCCTGGTGAAGAGGACACCCAGGAGTTCTGGGTATAGACCAGATT ATATTGGATTTGAGGTTCCCGACGCCTTCCTGGTGGGTTACGCTTTGGACTACAACGAGTACTTCAGAGATCTCAGT CTGAGGACCAGTGCGGGCGAGGTGTGTTTCCCCGGCGGCAAGCGAGACCCCAGTGACAAAGATGAGGTGCACACCGCCTTGAGGGAGGCTCACGAGGAGATCGGTCTACTTCCCGGTGACGTTCACGTCATCTGCACATTGCCACCCGTTATCGCTAAG AACGCTCTCCTGGTGACTCCGGTGGCGGGCTTCATTCCTGAATCATTCCAAGCTCGTCCCAACCCGGCCGAGGTTAGCGCCGTGCTCACGGTCCCGTTGGACCCGCCGCTGCCGAGGTCACGTCGGCGCCGTCGCCGTCGCTCTCCTTTGACTTTGTGGAGCCCGACACGGGAGCCAGGTATCGCATTTGGGGTCTGA
- the psmd7 gene encoding 26S proteasome non-ATPase regulatory subunit 7: protein MPELAVENVVVHPLVLLSVVDHFNRIGKVGNQKRVVGVLLGSWQKKVLDVSNSFAVPFDEDDRDDSVWFLDHDYLENMYGMFKKVNARERIVGWYHTGPKLHKNDIAINELIKQYCTNSVLVIIDVKPKDLGLPTEAYISVEEIHDDGTPTSKTFEHVTSEIGAEEAEEVGVEHLLRDIKDTTVGTLSQRITNQVHGLKGLNSKLLEIRSYLERVTAGKLPINHQIIYQLQDVFNLLPDVNLLEFTKAFYLKTNDQMLVVYLASLIRSVVALHNLINNKISNRDAEKKEGQEKEEGKKEKKDDKEKKDDKEKDKMDGAKKDEKKKK, encoded by the exons ATGCCGGAGCTAGCGGTGGAAAATGTGGTCGTTCACCCTTTGGTGTTGCTCAGCGTGGTCGACCATTTTAACAG AATAGGGAAGGTTGGCAATCAGAAAAGAGTGGTGGGAGTCCTCTTGGGGTCGTGGCAGAAGAAAGTTCTTGATGTGTCAAATAGCTTTGCAG TACCGTTCGACGAAGATGACAGGGATGACTCCGTGTGGTTCTTGGACCACGACTACTTGGAGAACATGTATGGCATGTTCAAGAAAGTCAATG CCAGAGAACGAATTGTGGGATGGTACCACACGGGGCCCAAGTTGCATAAGAACGACATCGCCATCAACGAGCTCATCAAGCAGTACTGTACAAATTCA GTGTTAGTCATTATTGACGTGAAGCCCAAAGACCTCGGCCTTCCCACAGAAGCGTACATATCTGTGGAAGAAATACACGAC GACGGAACGCCGACGTCCAAAACGTTCGAGCACGTCACCAGCGAGATTGGAGCCGAGGAAGCCGAAGAAGTGGGAGTGGAACACCTGCTCAG AGATATCAAGGACACCACGGTGGGCACGCTGTCGCAGCGCATCACAAACCAGGTCCACGGTCTGAAGGGGCTCAACTCCAAGCTGCTGGAAATCCGCTCGTACCTGGAGAGGGTGACCGCCGGCAAGCTACCCATCAACCACCAGATCATCTACCAGCTGCAGGACGTCTTCAACCTGCTGCCCGACGTCAATCTGCTG GAGTTCACCAAGGCGTTCTACCTGAAGACCAACGACCAGATGCTGGTGGTCTACCTGGCGTCGCTGATCCGCTCCGTGGTGGCCCTGCACAACCTGATCAACAACAAGATCTCCAACCGGGACGCCGAGAAGAAGGAGGGCCAGGAAAAGGAGGAGggcaagaaggagaagaaggacgaCAAGGAGAAGAAAGACGACAAGGAGAAGGACAAAATGGACGGCGCCAAGAAagacgagaagaagaagaaatga
- the LOC133402622 gene encoding hypoxanthine-guanine phosphoribosyltransferase-like isoform X2 codes for MSSSLLQIADDEKGYDLDLFCVPRHYEKDLDRVIIPHGLIMDRTERLARDIVRDMGGHHIVALCVLKGGYKFFADLLDYIKTLNQNSDKSVPLTVDFIRVKSYRNDKSTDDVKVTGGDELCGLSDKHVLIVEDMVETGRTMRTLLSLLGESGPKMVKVVSLLVKRTPRSSGYRPDYIGFEVPDAFLVGYALDYNEYFRDLSLRTSAGEVCFPGGKRDPSDKDEVHTALREAHEEIGLLPGDVHVICTLPPVIAKNALLVTPVAGFIPESFQARPNPAEVSAVLTVPLDPPLPRSRRRRRRRSPLTLWSPTREPGIAFGV; via the exons ATGTCGTCGTCATTGCTGCAG ATCGCCGATGACGAGAAAGGCTACGACCTGGACCTTTTCTGCGTGCCCAGACATTACGAGAAGGATTTGGACAGGGTGATCATTCCTCATGGACTCATCATGGACAG GACGGAGCGCTTGGCCCGCGACATCGTGCGCGACATGGGGGGCCACCATATCGTCGCCCTTTGCGTGCTGAAGGGCGGCTACAAATTCTTCGCAGACCTGCTGGACTACATCAAGACGCTGAACCAGAACAGCGATAAATCGGTCCCGCTGACGGTGGATTTCATCCGAGTGAAGAGCTACCGT AACGACAAATCCACCGACGACGTCAAAGTCACCGGAGGCGACGAGCTGTGCGGCCTCTCCGACAAG CACGTTTTGATCGTCGAG GACATGGTGGAGACGGGAAGGACGATGCGGACGCTGCTCTCGCTGCTCGGTGAAAGCGGGCCCAAGATGGTGAAAGTGGTGAG CCTCCTGGTGAAGAGGACACCCAGGAGTTCTGGGTATAGACCAGATT ATATTGGATTTGAGGTTCCCGACGCCTTCCTGGTGGGTTACGCTTTGGACTACAACGAGTACTTCAGAGATCTCAGT CTGAGGACCAGTGCGGGCGAGGTGTGTTTCCCCGGCGGCAAGCGAGACCCCAGTGACAAAGATGAGGTGCACACCGCCTTGAGGGAGGCTCACGAGGAGATCGGTCTACTTCCCGGTGACGTTCACGTCATCTGCACATTGCCACCCGTTATCGCTAAG AACGCTCTCCTGGTGACTCCGGTGGCGGGCTTCATTCCTGAATCATTCCAAGCTCGTCCCAACCCGGCCGAGGTTAGCGCCGTGCTCACGGTCCCGTTGGACCCGCCGCTGCCGAGGTCACGTCGGCGCCGTCGCCGTCGCTCTCCTTTGACTTTGTGGAGCCCGACACGGGAGCCAGGTATCGCATTTGGGGTCTGA
- the LOC133402702 gene encoding dynein light chain roadblock-type 2-like isoform X2 translates to MAEVEETLQRIEAHGSVIGTIVANADGIPVRSTFDISKAGKYVEVLRHLTALARSTVRDVDPQDDLVVMRISTKNQEIMVAPENSYLLILIQRYERYART, encoded by the exons ATg GCCGAAGTTGAGGAAACTCTGCAGAGGATCGAAGCCCACGGGAGTGTGATCGGAACCATCGTGGCGAACGCAGATG GTATTCCCGTCCGATCGACGTTCGACATCTCCAAAGCCGGCAAGTACGTGGAGGTCCTTCGCCACCTCACCGCCTTGGCCAGGAGCACGGTGAGGGATGTGGACCCGCAAGACGATCTGGTCGTGATGCGCATAAGCACCAAGAACCAAGAGATTATGGTTGCGCCAG AGAACTCCTACCTTCTCATACTGATCCAGAGATATGAGCGATACGCACGTACATGA
- the LOC133402622 gene encoding hypoxanthine-guanine phosphoribosyltransferase-like isoform X5, whose protein sequence is MSSSLLQIADDEKGYDLDLFCVPRHYEKDLDRVIIPHGLIMDRTERLARDIVRDMGGHHIVALCVLKGGYKFFADLLDYIKTLNQNSDKSVPLTVDFIRVKSYRNDKSTDDVKVTGGDELCGLSDKHVLIVEDMVETGRTMRTLLSLLGESGPKMVKVVSLLVKRTPRSSGYRPDYIGFEVPDAFLVGYALDYNEYFRDLSHICVLNDEAKEKYKV, encoded by the exons ATGTCGTCGTCATTGCTGCAG ATCGCCGATGACGAGAAAGGCTACGACCTGGACCTTTTCTGCGTGCCCAGACATTACGAGAAGGATTTGGACAGGGTGATCATTCCTCATGGACTCATCATGGACAG GACGGAGCGCTTGGCCCGCGACATCGTGCGCGACATGGGGGGCCACCATATCGTCGCCCTTTGCGTGCTGAAGGGCGGCTACAAATTCTTCGCAGACCTGCTGGACTACATCAAGACGCTGAACCAGAACAGCGATAAATCGGTCCCGCTGACGGTGGATTTCATCCGAGTGAAGAGCTACCGT AACGACAAATCCACCGACGACGTCAAAGTCACCGGAGGCGACGAGCTGTGCGGCCTCTCCGACAAG CACGTTTTGATCGTCGAG GACATGGTGGAGACGGGAAGGACGATGCGGACGCTGCTCTCGCTGCTCGGTGAAAGCGGGCCCAAGATGGTGAAAGTGGTGAG CCTCCTGGTGAAGAGGACACCCAGGAGTTCTGGGTATAGACCAGATT ATATTGGATTTGAGGTTCCCGACGCCTTCCTGGTGGGTTACGCTTTGGACTACAACGAGTACTTCAGAGATCTCAGT CACATCTGCGTCCTGAACGACGAAGCCAAGGAGAAGTACAAAGTGTGA
- the LOC133402622 gene encoding hypoxanthine-guanine phosphoribosyltransferase-like isoform X4, which translates to MSSSLLQIADDEKGYDLDLFCVPRHYEKDLDRVIIPHGLIMDRTERLARDIVRDMGGHHIVALCVLKGGYKFFADLLDYIKTLNQNSDKSVPLTVDFIRVKSYRNDKSTDDVKVTGGDELCGLSDKVCPLRPNYRRALQSSLSITISFSLQHVLIVEDMVETGRTMRTLLSLLGESGPKMVKVVSLLVKRTPRSSGYRPDYIGFEVPDAFLVGYALDYNEYFRDLSLRTSAGEVCFPGGKRDPSDKDEVHTALREAHEEIGLLPGDVHVICTLPPVIAKVQPTLARSRTLSW; encoded by the exons ATGTCGTCGTCATTGCTGCAG ATCGCCGATGACGAGAAAGGCTACGACCTGGACCTTTTCTGCGTGCCCAGACATTACGAGAAGGATTTGGACAGGGTGATCATTCCTCATGGACTCATCATGGACAG GACGGAGCGCTTGGCCCGCGACATCGTGCGCGACATGGGGGGCCACCATATCGTCGCCCTTTGCGTGCTGAAGGGCGGCTACAAATTCTTCGCAGACCTGCTGGACTACATCAAGACGCTGAACCAGAACAGCGATAAATCGGTCCCGCTGACGGTGGATTTCATCCGAGTGAAGAGCTACCGT AACGACAAATCCACCGACGACGTCAAAGTCACCGGAGGCGACGAGCTGTGCGGCCTCTCCGACAAGGTCTGTCCCCTCCGCCCGAATTATCGCCGAGCTCTTCAGTCGTCGCTCTCAATAAccatttctttctctctccagCACGTTTTGATCGTCGAG GACATGGTGGAGACGGGAAGGACGATGCGGACGCTGCTCTCGCTGCTCGGTGAAAGCGGGCCCAAGATGGTGAAAGTGGTGAG CCTCCTGGTGAAGAGGACACCCAGGAGTTCTGGGTATAGACCAGATT ATATTGGATTTGAGGTTCCCGACGCCTTCCTGGTGGGTTACGCTTTGGACTACAACGAGTACTTCAGAGATCTCAGT CTGAGGACCAGTGCGGGCGAGGTGTGTTTCCCCGGCGGCAAGCGAGACCCCAGTGACAAAGATGAGGTGCACACCGCCTTGAGGGAGGCTCACGAGGAGATCGGTCTACTTCCCGGTGACGTTCACGTCATCTGCACATTGCCACCCGTTATCGCTAAGGTGCAGCCGACGCTGGCGAGATCGAG AACGCTCTCCTGGTGA
- the LOC133402622 gene encoding hypoxanthine-guanine phosphoribosyltransferase-like isoform X1, with protein sequence MSSSLLQIADDEKGYDLDLFCVPRHYEKDLDRVIIPHGLIMDRTERLARDIVRDMGGHHIVALCVLKGGYKFFADLLDYIKTLNQNSDKSVPLTVDFIRVKSYRNDKSTDDVKVTGGDELCGLSDKVCPLRPNYRRALQSSLSITISFSLQHVLIVEDMVETGRTMRTLLSLLGESGPKMVKVVSLLVKRTPRSSGYRPDYIGFEVPDAFLVGYALDYNEYFRDLSLRTSAGEVCFPGGKRDPSDKDEVHTALREAHEEIGLLPGDVHVICTLPPVIAKNALLVTPVAGFIPESFQARPNPAEVSAVLTVPLDPPLPRSRRRRRRRSPLTLWSPTREPGIAFGV encoded by the exons ATGTCGTCGTCATTGCTGCAG ATCGCCGATGACGAGAAAGGCTACGACCTGGACCTTTTCTGCGTGCCCAGACATTACGAGAAGGATTTGGACAGGGTGATCATTCCTCATGGACTCATCATGGACAG GACGGAGCGCTTGGCCCGCGACATCGTGCGCGACATGGGGGGCCACCATATCGTCGCCCTTTGCGTGCTGAAGGGCGGCTACAAATTCTTCGCAGACCTGCTGGACTACATCAAGACGCTGAACCAGAACAGCGATAAATCGGTCCCGCTGACGGTGGATTTCATCCGAGTGAAGAGCTACCGT AACGACAAATCCACCGACGACGTCAAAGTCACCGGAGGCGACGAGCTGTGCGGCCTCTCCGACAAGGTCTGTCCCCTCCGCCCGAATTATCGCCGAGCTCTTCAGTCGTCGCTCTCAATAAccatttctttctctctccagCACGTTTTGATCGTCGAG GACATGGTGGAGACGGGAAGGACGATGCGGACGCTGCTCTCGCTGCTCGGTGAAAGCGGGCCCAAGATGGTGAAAGTGGTGAG CCTCCTGGTGAAGAGGACACCCAGGAGTTCTGGGTATAGACCAGATT ATATTGGATTTGAGGTTCCCGACGCCTTCCTGGTGGGTTACGCTTTGGACTACAACGAGTACTTCAGAGATCTCAGT CTGAGGACCAGTGCGGGCGAGGTGTGTTTCCCCGGCGGCAAGCGAGACCCCAGTGACAAAGATGAGGTGCACACCGCCTTGAGGGAGGCTCACGAGGAGATCGGTCTACTTCCCGGTGACGTTCACGTCATCTGCACATTGCCACCCGTTATCGCTAAG AACGCTCTCCTGGTGACTCCGGTGGCGGGCTTCATTCCTGAATCATTCCAAGCTCGTCCCAACCCGGCCGAGGTTAGCGCCGTGCTCACGGTCCCGTTGGACCCGCCGCTGCCGAGGTCACGTCGGCGCCGTCGCCGTCGCTCTCCTTTGACTTTGTGGAGCCCGACACGGGAGCCAGGTATCGCATTTGGGGTCTGA